The Hypanus sabinus isolate sHypSab1 chromosome 7, sHypSab1.hap1, whole genome shotgun sequence region gaactttgaagcaacAAGTCTAACTTGCTGGGTATTTCCAAAACTGAGTGTTGTATCTTTTCTCCAAAATCTCCAGTGTTTCACATTTAGTAAAACAGCTGAAAACTCAAGATTACACCAACTTCGACCAGGTGGAACAGGTGTTGAGAAGAAAAATGAAGGAATGGAGATTTCATAAAATACAGAGTTTAAGTTCCTAGGCTTTTAAATTATTAACATTTTTATATGATATCCCAGCTTGCGAAAGCAGCTCTGTTCAAAATAGGAAGACATAAAGGTGAACATTTCCTCCCTTGCCATAAATCAATTATGTACATATGGCAGAAAGAAAAGGTAAATAGTTCAATAAGCAAATCAACCAGTATTAATAAAAGTCATCAGTTGGACTAAATTTGAAATACCTAACAGAACATTCAAATTAGGGAATCATGAAAGAAGCAGGAAGAGACATCAGAAGAGTATATTTATATCTTCAAAAAAAATTTAAGACAGATCTTCAAGAAATTCAGAAGATTTACAGTAAGGTCACGATAACAACTAAAATGTAGTGAAGATATTGAATTGATAATATTATTCAGCCACGCATGAACTTTGGGGTATTGGATGGTTGAGTGATATGTAGTTCAAAGATTAAAAGAGAAAGTAGATGGATGAATTAAGGGCTGTGTATGGGAGAGCAACAGCTTTAAGATATTATTCAGAAAGAAAACATATCTCTGCTAAACAGCATAGACCCCCTCAGCATGATTAGATCATGGAATAAAGAGATGTTGCAAAGAATCAGTCACCTGGTTGGATCTAGTCTGATTAAAGCATTAAAGACCCAGATCATGCCTTCTGCTTTGTTAAATGCAAATGAGGAACAACCTTGATAATTGAATGAACTGATTCTGAGGCTTTCACTGGAGTTGTTTTCCACTTTATATCATTTTATATTCAAACAAAAGatgatatatatagatatatatttataaaatcaTAATCGCAGGGCAATGCTGGTTATCTAAAATGAGAAGTCCTACAGAACTACCCCACCAGCCAGTTGATTGACAGTGGTGGAGATGGACGGTGTTGCAACCTGCTTCAGCCACCTAGGGAAGACGGCGTCAGAGGCGGTGTGCAGTCCAACAAAGGGTGGAAATGACTGGCTTGGACTGTgctcacaagaccctgttggacattagtaatgtagaatactgagaGTCTGATTCACTGGTGAGACTGACAGCGGGGGAGTTGTGTGACTTCAGTTGTGGATTGGATCAGGGCCTCATACTTTGGGGTCACCCGGTGCAGCTGCCAGGGAACAAGATATCAGAACTGGCCATGTGCAGCTGGATTCAGAGCTGGGCTGGGGGCTGGCTCGTCCCATCAGTGCTACCATCCAGTGGAAGACAACCTGGTTGCATTCACCTGCAGGATTGCTCTTGCAGAAACTTGGTTCCAGGGCAACATCCActcaccatcaatctacagaccatgacactcaggaacttacattacattatttttaaaatttttttgaaACTATGCTTTTCTGCTAAcataattatatgtgctgtgCATGACTGCTGGTACTATGTtttgcaccatggtcctggaggaacaccgATTTGTTTGACTGTATtgatgtgtatggttgaatgacaagtaAAGTGAAGCTTGAACAATAATAACGAAGGGAAAGGAGGCCATAATCAGGTGAgctaataaataaaacacaagaaAATACAAAAGGAATTGTTACCAACAACCATCATTTTAAAAATTAGGGTGCAGTGTTCCATGATCTGAAAATGCTAAATCTAATGATGACTAGAGTACTTAATCATAATTCTTCAGTTTGATTCAGTGAGACTACAATGCAATGGTTAAAGGAGGCAGCTCACCACTACTTTCTCAAGATCAATTACAGATTAAAGGTGGACCTGTCAAGCCTGCTCATATCATGAaaataagaaagaagatgtggagCTGTTCTTTATGTTTACACCAGGCTATGCTGAGTTAATTTCAGAGGCTAAGAAGAGGTCAAAGTGAGTTGGGTCAGTTAACTAAAAAGTGACTGAAAGCTTGGGGATTATTTTCAGACAGATTAAACtaatacacaaagcaatggaaacCAATTAGTGAACAATGAATATAATATGTTCAACTGAAGAGAGTACAAGCAAATCACTACCAGACAAAGCAAATACCAGACAGTGGTATTACCTGGAAGAGTATTTAGTACCTTGCAAAATGAGAAATGTGGTGGTAAAACAGCCAAATAATACACTTCCTGTGCCTGCACCACAACCCATTTTGTCATTTACTTTTCCTGCTTTCTGTACCAAAAGTGCAAACGCCACCATTTATTCTCTTCTTCCTTGCCCTCAAaaaccctttctcttctcccagGAATATCAATGGCAgcattctcattgttaccatgcaACCACTTCACAGATTTAAGCCAAACCAGTGGTCTTCTTGTTCAGAAATGTTACTGTGAAAGTGCTAATTTGTCTTTAACTCAAATCCTCAATATACCTTATTTCCATTTCCTTAAAATGAAGCCCAATTTTAAAATTTCCTTTGGTGTTTCATTTAAAAGAGCTGCTATTTCACAGATTGTGTGAAGAACTTCTTCCTATTAACTCTGATCGATCTAAAACTTTAGAAGTTAGAAATCAATCAATGTTCTGATTCTCCTACCAGACAGGCAAGGTTATTTctcagcaaataaataaatagagacgAAGACTGAAAGGAGTTGTCTTACTTGGTGCGATCATATCCAAAGATTTCCCTGATGTGCTTTGAGATTTCATCTTGCTGTTCCCCAGCATCGTCAATGAAATCATCCATTTCTGAGTCATATTCATCGTCGTCTTCATCATCATCCAGCCGTCGCTTATATGATATAGGACCAGCTGACCTTATAGGATGCCCTGAGACACAGAAACAAACAATGATATCTTGTAAGACATTCAGCACTGGTTAATTAACAAGTACAGACCATGGGTTCCCACAACAGAGCAAAGGTCTGCCCAGTGTGATAGCACAGCATCACTCAAGTCAGTACCATTTTATAATGAAGATATAATTACCACTCCTCAGGTCTTCTTATAACATTTCAGTGGTGACAAAATTTAGAAtaagggaaaagaaaaaaaatctgcctTTCGAATTCCAGGCTCAGATTCCATTAGTTCACTCTCACAATCATCCAGGTTATGCATATTTCCATCCCACTCATTCAGCAATTCTGACAGGTTATTTGATAGTGGATGGTATTCAGACCTAATCTAATTGGCTTTACAACCAAGACCGATATACTATGTATGCACGTGTATGTCCTAAAGTGCACCAAATGCACTTTAGGAGTGGATGCATTAAGCAAATTACCCAAGGTGAGCCTAGAAACTAGATTATGTCAAGGCATGTTAGTCCACATGATACAACAGAACCTTTTAAGTAGTACAATAATTCAAGAATAGTTCAAaagcattttttaaattttattcctGTGTGCAAAAATTTTTTTGCTAGCATGAGCATGACTAAATAGAAAGGCCACAGGCCACTATTTCCACTTTAACTAACTCCAGTGACCTAGCCACTACAATGAtctggggtagagaattccagagattgacCACCCTCTGAACAAAACTCCAATGACCTAATTTTAAATGTCTGCCCCATGTCTATTAGCAAGTGATCACAGAAATAGTCACACTTTACCAtttgaaatacattttaaaatcatTTCAAACATTTGCCCAAGTTCACAAGTCTGCAAGAACCAAATTGCAAACTTGAACACCACTAATGCATCAAAACTTAAAAAACATTTACCAAAAGGAACACTTACACTCTCCTAGCATATCCATATTCCTTAACAGCAAAATCAGTTTACTGTGTGCAAATCTAAATGGATGTGAAAGGCATAATCCAGAATGGATGAATTCATGCTGAGACTCAGAATAATTCTTAAAGGGGAAACATACACAACATGAAAACATGAAACAAAAGaagagaaagtgctggaaatagcagatcaggcagccttGGTGGAAACAAAAACTAAGTTAATGTTCCACCTGAGACTTTAATCAGTTTTTACTTATCTAATGTTTTGGGTGAGAGATTGTCTCTTGTATATCTAAAGATATAAATCCTTGAAGACTAAAACCCTTTGATGGAACTAGAATTGGAGTTCCTAAGGCGCTTGTTTTTCTTCTGCTAAATTCTATACCATTAGGTAACAAATAATGTACAAGTGATTTAAAGTTATTTCATATTTTAATGTAGTACCTGGCGGGCGCATCATTGGCCTATGCCCTGGTGGTGGCGGCCTCCTGTTGATCATCTGTCCATTGCTGGGCCTTGAAGGAAAGTTCTTTGACGATATTGTTTCTGATACTACAGTACATTTGGGTTTTGCTTCTGCAGCTCCACTTCCAGGTCGCCCAGTTCCAGGACTTGGAGCATTCCCATGTCGGCCAGGCCCAGCCAATGTATTTCCAGGTCTCATTGATCCAGAGGCATTTGTGGTTTTTGACTGCAGAGACCCAGAATTAGGCCTTAGAGGACCTGAAGTTCTCTCTTTTGACTGCATGGAGTCTGAAGCACCTGCACAAGGCGGTCTAGAATTACTCACACTACTGGGCCTCGATTGGCCCAATTTGCTTGCACTACTTGTTTGCTTTTGGCTAAAGCCACAGGAAGCTTTGGGTCGCTCAGGAGCTGAACTACTCGCACTTTTGGAGTTCAGACTTGAAGATTCTGTCCTTTCAGGTCTTGTGGAAACATTATTAACTTTCCCAGAAGACATAGGTCTATTAATTTTCTTTTGGGTGTGTTTTGAAGACAAAGCAGAATGGCTTCCATTTGATCCAGGTTTCAAACCTTTGCTTGGTGTTTGAAAGCTACTTCCTGATTTTGCTGAAACATTTATTGCAGTTTTCCCACTACTACCACTAGCAGATGCTTTGGAGGTAGAACAGCCACTCCCTAATGAAGATTTGGACTTTTCTTGAGCTGGTACCTTGTGAGATGGTGTAGGAGGTAATCTTTCACTAGATGACATTTTTGGTTTTTTGCTAATACTAGGGACAGACTTTGAGCTATTCTCTCTGGATAAGGTAATTTTCTCTCCTGAACCTTGTGCTATATTTATGCTTTTGTTGCCTTTAATTGAAGGTTCTTTCTTTGATGAGCTGGTTGGATGTGAAAATGAGACCACTTTCTCGGATTTCATTTTGTCATTCTGTTTTTGTCGTTTGCGCTCTAAAAATTCAAGTTCTTTCAGTTCTTCTGCTGTATATAGCTTCTCCTCCACCTTTTTAACTGGCTTAAGCTCCACTGGCTCAAACTGTTTCTTCTCAGCCAGCTTCAGGAGATCTGTGAAGTTCATTGGTGGCTTCTTTGGAACCTGGGACACTTTAGCCTTGTTATGAGCTTGCTCAGGTACTTTTGCCACCTCATCAGGTTTTTTAAACAGCTTTTTGGGCTCCCTAGCTGGTCTCTCTGGCTCTCTGTGTTGATGTTTCAGCTGCTTAACTGCTACCTCAGGCTGTCtgtaatgctgtttgcttgctcTCTCATCCCAATGCTCTACAAACTCCTCAGAACCTTCAGAATATTCTGCATCCGACATTTCATATTCAGCCTGTTCCCCTTCGTAGTAATCCTCATTGTTGTCATCCATTCTTTGTTCTTTCCCCTCATCATCACAAATCCTCTTTCTGCCTTTCTGATCCACAGGAATACCATTATAACCTCTGAAATTATCCTTTGTCCGAGTAGCCATTGCTCTGGCTTTACGGTCATGCTTTAGTGCAACTCGTTTTGCAAATAGCTCCTCTTTCCGCCGCCGGTCTTCCAAATCTACATTTTAAAAGTGATTAAAACAAAACATTAGATCCTAAATGCAATAACAAAGAAGCAGGCATAGTCTATCTAACCAAGCACAGGCATTTTCTTCTCAACTTTTTCTGAGGAACTGTACAGAAGCTTTTGGGTGTCCAGCCAAGGCTTAGCCAATCAATAGCAAACCGAAACATTTATCACCAAGTCAAATATTAGccaattacagtcggccctccttatccgttggggattggttccgggaccccccgcggataccaaaaaatgcggatgctcaaaTCCCTTATTTAGCCTGAGCAGTGCGGTGGTCttcaggacccagtggaaccccagaccttatttaacctgcctcAGTACGGCGGACTTTAGGAGCAGGcacacagtgtttctgttcacaaaaataatcacaatcacaattgaaaataaagtggaagtaataaagcgatcggaacaattttaatggagcatgtgtaAGGCCTTGCCCCaacgaaagctacaattattattaagcaatgcagtggtttaattattgaaatacatacatttcttcagtgttttatatgcatagaagggtaaaatgtatactatatactaagacaaacgtttgactaactgatgcaaaataataccggatgtacctgttccgacttcaaatctgacttaatcacagactcaggaatggaactcgttcataacccggggattgcctgtacttttaaaccatctctagattacttatagtacctaattGAATGCAAATGTAtgcaaatagttgttatactgtattgcttagggaataatgacaagaaaaaagtttgTACGTGCTCAaataacgagtgctggagagagaacttccgggttttcccaatttgtggttggttgaatccgtacACGCggaacccacggataaggagggccgactctaTTAGTTCAAACCTGAAAAAGGAATGCAGCATGGGCTGCCATCAAAGACTTACCAAATGGAATTTGTGATTATCTTTATTTCTGAGATTAAGATTATTACTGAAGATGTCCGGCTAAGAGAAATGCTTGGAGTAATTTTCTAGAGCTGGGACAATTGAATTTCAACAACCAAAaccattttcctttgtctatctagTATGGCATCAAGCATCAGCTGATTTTTGCTGATGCCTGTTAACAGTTTTACCAGGGCTCCTTGGTGCCACATACTCCATTAAATGCTGATTTGACATAGAGTATAGTCACACTGACCTCTGACCTCAGTCTACACCTCTGAACTCAACTTTCCTGGTTTATATTTGAGCCATATCTGTGAAGAGGTCTAGAGCAAACTAGCTCCCAAAAGGACTTAAACTGCATGCTATTTATAAAATCTTTCATCATGTTTTTGATGATCGAGAGTAGACCCACTAGGTATAGCTAATCAAACTGAAATTATCTTCCACTTTTCCTTACCTATGAGAGTATCAAAACTAGCTAAAGCTAGTTAGTTCTGATGTGAAAGTTTTCAGTATTATAGCAGGTCTCATAACCTTTTGTATATACAATGGTCTCGGGCATTTTGTGTTATCACCTGAATTTAATAAAATTGGTTGACAGCTAGTTTCTGTGATAGAGGAGATCTTAAGAGGAAGAAGAAATGCATCATCTACAGGGGGCTTTAGAACTATTTACAAGTCAAATACCTTCCATTGTCTCTCATTTCTATGATTGATTGTTTGTAGAAAGCAAAAAATATTTTATGCTTTCACATATGGACCATATATCGACACTATTCAGGGTTTTGATAAATTAAATTATTCAGTACACATTTTCAGGCAGACTTTTTGCACACCAAAAATGAGTGtgctacgctctgtctgccagagaaagcaggatctcccagtggccatacattttaattccatgtcccattcccattctgatatgtctatccatggcctcctctactgtcaagatgaagccacactcaggttggtggaacaacaccttatataccggccgggtagcctccaacctgattgcatgaacactgatttctctaacttccgttaatgcccctcctccccttcttaccccatccctgatttatttatttttcccccctcctcattttgttctctctctggccatcactctttgcctgttctccatctccctttggtgctctcCTCCCCTGTTCTTTCTCCCTCGACCTCCCGCCccttgatcctttcccttctccaactctgtatcccttttgccaatcacctttccagctcttagcttcaccccaccccctccaatcttctcctatcatttcgcatttcccccctccccttcctactttcaaatctcttactatcttttctttcagttagtcctgacaaagggtctcggcccgaaacgtcaacagtgcttcttgctatagatgctgcctggcctgctgtgttccacctgcattttgtgtgtgtggtttgaatttccagcatctgaagatttcctcgAGTATGCTAGATTTACTACTTATATAATGGAGTAAACAATTTTAATTTACATACACAATACATCTCAGGTCTGTAATGGTCACCCAAGCCATCCACTGTCCTGCATTTGGAAATGGCTTGGAGAGAAATTTTCAGATTTCGTAAACCCACCCCGTGGAAGCTCTTCTAGATGTAACCTAGAATAACCCAGGTTCATTTCTACTATTACGCCTTATTTTTCTGGTCTTGGGAAGAAAGTCACTTTATAAAACTCAATCAGAAACCCTTCAAAAAGGAACACATTATTTATCTTTGAATCAGTACATACTTAAGCACTTACTCAGTCTCTAATAACATGCTAAAGTAACTTCCCCATATGCATTTGATgaaaagtttaattttttttttcattttccacTGCCCTTAAATAATAGATACTACTACTGGATTTGCTGCATTTAAATTTAGGGAACCGAAATGTACACAAACACTCAATGTCTCCAAGAGGCTTCATCAATATTTTAATGTGCAGAAATAGCTATCCCACTATTTCTATATCCATTCAATCGTTTTCCAGATGCTTCCTGCTCTACTGACTGtatcttttatttttaatttcaaatcCGTTACACTGGTTTTACTCTATCTGGGTTACTCAGCATTCCGACATCCAGAGCATCTGAATAGTTCATGTTCACCAATAGTTTGTGcctagattcaaagattcaaaagcacattttattatcaaagtatgtacgtaAAATACATCTCTGAAATTTGTCTCTCCACctagccataaaatacagaaaaaacatAGTAGTTGaggccaccccctcccccacaaagAAGTCCATCTATCCTCCAATTAAAACTTATTTCAGGTGTTACTATATTGGTTCCTTCAAGATCTCCCCAAATTTTGTGTATTTACACGGCTGGTAGCACATCACCCGTTCACACCAACCTGCAAGCAGTAACTAAATATGTAGGATGCATGCAAAAGAACTGATGTTCAGAGGAGAAAGAAAATTCATATCAACAGCTTTAGAGTTTATCCAATAACAAATTAAAATATACTTAAGGGCACAATTCTGATAGATAGTCAACCATTCCACTTGTTGCCACTTTTGACTTCTAATGTATCACACATTTGAAGTTTAGAAGTTCAGAAGATCATGCAGAATTTCTCAGAAGTTTTTGTAGCAAATCTCCATCAGAAAATGAGGCATAATGACGATATTGTACCAAACAACGTCTCTTAAATATTGTACCTTTTTTTCTCAGCTCTTCCTCCCTGCGTTTGAGGAATGCTTGCACTGCTGTAGACTGAACCTGTTTCACTTGTTGGTGCTTCTTTGGTGGTTTCACTGACAAGCTATAACGCTTCTGTTAAGGAAAGAACAAGAATAAACATAAATATCATATCCAATTTGCCCATGAGGAGAAAAAAATACCCTTTAGAATTAACATCAATAGAAACACAACCAGAACTGGTGTCCTAATTGCACACGACCACAGACTGTATTCCAAGACAAAAACATGCAAACACCAGAGTTCACTTCCTGTTTTCTGTTGAGTTTACAAATATTAGTCAGAGAAATgttgcacttgttccacttgcaaggataagtgccaggatggagatcggtgggaagggatgggggggggggggggacgaatggacaagggagtcgcggagggagcgatccctgtggaaagcagaaggggggggtggagggaaagatgtgcttggtagtgggatcccattggaggttgtggaagttatagagaattatacgttggatccggaggctgggggggtggtaggtgagaacaaggggaaccctatcccgagtggggtggtgggcagatggggtgagggcagatgtgcgggacatgggagagatgcgtttgagagcagagttgatggtggaagaagggaagcccctttgtttaaaaaaggaagacatctccttcatcctggaatgaaaagcctcatcctgtgagcaaatgtggcggagacggagtccaggtagctgtgacagtctgtaggcttatagtagatatcagtagatagactgtttccagagatggaggcagaaagatcaagaaaggggagggaggtgtcagaaatggatcaggtaaatttgagggctgggcaaaagttggaggcaaagttaatgaagtcaacgagctcagcatgcgtgcaacgacccaacgcagactgggagaccgtttcgctgaacacctacgctctgtccaccagagaaagcaggatctcccagtggccacatattttaattccacgtcccatttccattctgatatgtctatccatgaccttctctacggtcaagatgaagccacactcaagttagaggaacaacaccttatataccagctgggtagcctccaacctgatggcatgaacattgacttctctatcttccattaatgcccctccccttcttaccccatccctgacatatttagttgtttgtttttttttctctctctctgcccatcactctgcctgttctccatctccctgtggtgctccccctccccctttctttctcccaaggcctcccgtcccatgatcctttcccttctctagctctgtatcccttttgccaatcacctttctggctctcagcttcactgcaccccctccggtcttctcctatcatttcacattttcccctccccctcctactttcaaatctcttactatctttcctttcagctagtcctgacgaagggtctcggcccgaaacgtcgacaacgcttctccctatagatgctgcctggcctgctgcgttccaccagcattttgtttatctgttgtttg contains the following coding sequences:
- the spty2d1 gene encoding protein SPT2 homolog; the encoded protein is MDFGSVLSRASENKVDAHLQKRYSLSVKPPKKHQQVKQVQSTAVQAFLKRREEELRKKDLEDRRRKEELFAKRVALKHDRKARAMATRTKDNFRGYNGIPVDQKGRKRICDDEGKEQRMDDNNEDYYEGEQAEYEMSDAEYSEGSEEFVEHWDERASKQHYRQPEVAVKQLKHQHREPERPAREPKKLFKKPDEVAKVPEQAHNKAKVSQVPKKPPMNFTDLLKLAEKKQFEPVELKPVKKVEEKLYTAEELKELEFLERKRQKQNDKMKSEKVVSFSHPTSSSKKEPSIKGNKSINIAQGSGEKITLSRENSSKSVPSISKKPKMSSSERLPPTPSHKVPAQEKSKSSLGSGCSTSKASASGSSGKTAINVSAKSGSSFQTPSKGLKPGSNGSHSALSSKHTQKKINRPMSSGKVNNVSTRPERTESSSLNSKSASSSAPERPKASCGFSQKQTSSASKLGQSRPSSVSNSRPPCAGASDSMQSKERTSGPLRPNSGSLQSKTTNASGSMRPGNTLAGPGRHGNAPSPGTGRPGSGAAEAKPKCTVVSETISSKNFPSRPSNGQMINRRPPPPGHRPMMRPPGHPIRSAGPISYKRRLDDDEDDDEYDSEMDDFIDDAGEQQDEISKHIREIFGYDRTKYKDESDYALRFIESSWKEQQKEEAKSLRLGMMEDAEEMRKEEELKRRVKAKKQKL